One window of Cohnella hashimotonis genomic DNA carries:
- a CDS encoding MerR family transcriptional regulator, with the protein MKIQELADRIGLSVHTIRYYEKEGLLDERHLRRDNNNYRHYSDEAIERLTLVKRFQSVGCSLTELKQILQGLDTNTTTTQQGIEWVLSKIKEIERKKEEYDQVLATLNRMLAYKTALQNDSGKQHR; encoded by the coding sequence ATGAAAATTCAGGAACTCGCCGACAGGATCGGGTTATCGGTTCACACCATTCGTTATTACGAAAAAGAAGGGCTGCTGGACGAGCGTCACCTCCGGCGGGACAACAACAATTATCGTCATTATTCCGACGAAGCGATCGAGCGTCTGACGCTGGTCAAAAGATTTCAAAGCGTCGGTTGTTCGCTGACGGAGCTGAAGCAAATTTTGCAGGGTCTGGATACGAATACGACGACTACGCAGCAGGGGATCGAATGGGTTTTATCCAAAATCAAAGAGATCGAGCGCAAGAAGGAAGAGTACGATCAAGTGCTGGCTACGCTCAACCGGATGCTGGCGTACAAAACGGCTTTGCAGAACGATTCCGGCAAGCAGCATCGTTAG
- a CDS encoding SDR family oxidoreductase translates to MRIFVTGATGYIGSAVVGELIGAGHQVVGLTRSERGAAALAAAGAEAHAGSLDDLDSLRSGADGADGVIHLAFRHDFSDFAGSLGIDLRAVEAMGAALKGSGKPLVITAHANGEASENAALALVEQDVRASIVSLAPTVHGEGDKGFVPIMIDIAREKGVSAYVGDGTNRWPAVHRLDAASLFRLAAESAPAGSRLDGVHDEGVPFRDIAGVIGKHLNLPTASISREEASAHFGFLGMLAGLDIPRSSAQTQALLGWRPVHAALIPDLEEGHYFAK, encoded by the coding sequence ATGCGAATTTTCGTCACGGGAGCAACGGGGTATATAGGTTCGGCCGTCGTCGGCGAGCTTATTGGTGCGGGCCATCAGGTCGTCGGCCTGACGCGTTCGGAGCGCGGCGCCGCAGCGCTTGCGGCAGCGGGAGCGGAGGCGCATGCGGGATCGCTCGATGACCTCGACAGCCTGAGGAGCGGCGCGGACGGCGCGGACGGCGTCATTCACCTGGCGTTCAGGCACGATTTTTCCGACTTTGCCGGCTCGCTTGGCATCGATCTCCGCGCCGTCGAAGCGATGGGCGCTGCGCTTAAGGGCTCGGGCAAGCCGCTCGTCATTACGGCGCACGCGAACGGGGAAGCGTCTGAGAATGCTGCGCTGGCGCTGGTCGAGCAAGACGTACGGGCATCGATCGTGTCGCTTGCCCCAACCGTGCACGGCGAGGGCGACAAGGGTTTTGTGCCGATAATGATCGATATCGCGCGCGAAAAAGGCGTGTCCGCCTACGTCGGCGACGGGACCAATCGCTGGCCGGCCGTACACCGTCTGGATGCGGCGTCTCTATTCCGCTTGGCGGCGGAGTCCGCTCCGGCAGGCTCGCGGCTGGACGGCGTGCACGACGAGGGCGTACCCTTCCGCGACATCGCAGGCGTCATCGGCAAGCATCTGAACCTGCCGACGGCCAGCATTTCGCGCGAAGAAGCCAGCGCCCACTTCGGCTTCCTCGGCATGCTGGCAGGACTCGACATCCCGCGGTCGAGCGCGCAGACGCAAGCGCTTCTAGGATGGCGTCCGGTACACGCCGCGCTCATTCCCGACCTCGAGGAAGGGCACTATTTTGCCAAGTAA
- a CDS encoding VOC family protein, whose amino-acid sequence MKIIVTSLFVQDQDQALKFYTETLGFVKKHDVPTGKFRWIAVVSPEDQDGTELLLEPNEHPAAKEYQKKLAADGIPATMFGVADIQAEYNRLSESGVKFTMKPTSMGEFTIAVFDDTCGNLIQMIQR is encoded by the coding sequence ATGAAAATTATCGTAACCAGCTTATTCGTTCAAGATCAGGATCAAGCCTTGAAGTTCTATACGGAAACGCTGGGGTTTGTGAAAAAGCATGACGTGCCTACCGGGAAGTTCAGGTGGATCGCGGTCGTGTCCCCGGAAGATCAGGACGGCACCGAGCTTCTGCTCGAACCGAACGAGCATCCTGCCGCCAAAGAGTATCAAAAGAAGCTGGCGGCCGACGGTATCCCCGCGACGATGTTCGGCGTGGCCGATATTCAAGCGGAGTATAATCGGTTATCGGAAAGTGGCGTCAAGTTCACGATGAAGCCGACCAGTATGGGCGAATTCACGATCGCGGTCTTCGACGACACGTG
- a CDS encoding ArsR/SmtB family transcription factor — translation MNGDRDKIFKALGDPTRRLMLDELAERKEQTLYELTARLIVKHNLAITRQAIAKHLAALEEAGLVHSQKEGKFRVILFDNEPLKHLLEGWIQ, via the coding sequence ATGAACGGCGACAGAGACAAGATATTCAAGGCGCTCGGGGATCCGACCCGGCGACTGATGTTGGACGAGCTGGCAGAACGCAAGGAGCAGACCTTGTACGAACTTACGGCGCGTCTTATCGTGAAGCATAATCTGGCCATTACGCGTCAGGCCATTGCGAAGCATCTTGCCGCATTGGAGGAGGCAGGGCTGGTACATTCGCAAAAAGAAGGGAAATTCCGAGTCATCTTGTTCGACAACGAACCGCTTAAACATTTACTGGAAGGATGGATCCAATGA